From the Paraburkholderia aromaticivorans genome, one window contains:
- a CDS encoding ANTAR domain-containing response regulator, which yields MNDEDQAAQGEPAPALPLSHSLRDLRSLRVCVFHPHDHDGAQLTQQLQRIGCNVHAVWPPLASPPPGTDVVFIALSPDILSALDDWCTDDEAPPTIAVLNYENPTVMEAMLRIDAKAVVTSPIRSFGLLSALVLAHEIGRERKKLRKRIMRLEEKLGSARKVSEAQDILCRQRGVSKDEAYRIMREQAMAKRMTVEDIASAITNANDILSPRH from the coding sequence ATGAATGACGAAGACCAAGCTGCCCAAGGCGAGCCAGCGCCGGCCTTGCCGCTTTCTCATTCGTTGAGGGATTTGCGGTCGCTGCGCGTGTGCGTGTTCCATCCGCACGACCACGACGGTGCGCAGCTCACGCAGCAGCTGCAGCGCATCGGGTGCAACGTGCACGCGGTCTGGCCGCCGTTGGCGTCACCGCCGCCCGGCACCGACGTCGTTTTCATCGCGCTCTCTCCCGACATATTGAGTGCCCTCGACGACTGGTGTACGGACGATGAGGCGCCGCCGACGATCGCGGTTCTCAACTACGAGAACCCCACCGTCATGGAGGCAATGCTGCGCATCGACGCAAAGGCCGTCGTCACCTCTCCCATTCGGTCCTTCGGACTTCTAAGCGCCCTCGTCCTAGCACATGAGATCGGCCGCGAGCGCAAGAAGCTGCGCAAGCGCATCATGCGTCTCGAAGAAAAGCTCGGCAGCGCGCGCAAGGTCTCGGAGGCTCAGGACATCCTCTGCCGTCAGCGCGGCGTCAGCAAGGACGAAGCGTACCGAATCATGCGCGAGCAAGCGATGGCCAAGCGCATGACGGTCGAGGACATCGCCTCCGCCATCACCAATGCGAACGATATCCTCTCGCCCCGTCACTGA
- a CDS encoding FmdB family zinc ribbon protein — MPIYDFHCESCGSFAVMRSMAERDRPGQCPECGAVASRIVSAPALALMSGAQRNAHATNERAAHAPRHSSEMPARHRPGCGCCSGAKVSLAGASGGTNPNGLKSPGGGGRPWMISH; from the coding sequence ATGCCGATCTACGACTTTCACTGTGAAAGCTGCGGTTCTTTTGCCGTCATGCGCAGCATGGCCGAGCGCGATCGCCCGGGCCAGTGCCCCGAATGCGGCGCGGTGGCGTCGCGGATCGTCAGCGCGCCGGCGCTCGCGCTGATGTCCGGTGCCCAGCGTAACGCACACGCGACGAACGAGCGCGCGGCGCACGCGCCGCGCCATTCGAGCGAGATGCCGGCACGCCACCGGCCGGGGTGCGGATGCTGCTCCGGCGCGAAGGTGTCGCTCGCGGGCGCGAGCGGCGGGACGAATCCGAACGGGTTGAAGAGCCCCGGCGGCGGTGGGCGCCCCTGGATGATCAGCCATTGA
- the fmdA gene encoding formamidase, producing MPDTLIKVDLNQSAYENENVHNRWHPDIPMACWVNPGDDFILETYDWTGGFIENNDSADDVRDIDLSIVHFLSGPVGVRGAEPGDLLVVDLLDIGARPDSQWGFNGFFSKSNGGGFLTDHFPDAQKAIWDFHGLYTSSRHIPGVNFAGLIHPGLIGCLPDPKMLETWNAREAALIATEPNRVPPLANPPFAATAHMGKLTGDAKAKAAAEGARTVPPREHGGNCDIKDLSRGSKVYFPVYVEGAGLSVGDLHFSQGDGEITFCGAIEMAGWVHMRVSLIKGGIEKYGIRNPVFKPSPITPNYNDYLIFEGISVDESGKQHYLDVHVAYRQACLNAIEYLKKFGYSGAQAYSLLGCAPVQGHISGVVDIPNACATLWLPTQIFDFDIRPNTEGPVRHVKGGVDLPISPDIVRS from the coding sequence ATGCCTGACACCCTGATCAAGGTCGACCTGAACCAGTCCGCCTACGAAAACGAGAACGTTCATAACCGTTGGCACCCCGACATCCCGATGGCATGCTGGGTGAATCCGGGCGACGACTTCATCCTCGAAACGTACGATTGGACTGGCGGCTTCATCGAGAACAACGACAGCGCCGACGACGTGCGCGACATCGACCTGTCGATCGTGCACTTCTTGTCAGGGCCGGTGGGCGTGCGCGGCGCCGAGCCGGGCGACTTGCTCGTCGTGGATCTACTCGACATCGGCGCGCGGCCGGACAGTCAGTGGGGCTTCAACGGGTTCTTCTCGAAGTCCAACGGCGGCGGCTTCCTGACCGATCATTTCCCGGACGCGCAGAAGGCGATTTGGGATTTTCACGGGCTTTACACGAGTTCGCGCCACATTCCCGGCGTGAATTTCGCCGGGCTGATTCATCCGGGTCTGATCGGCTGCCTGCCGGACCCGAAGATGCTCGAAACGTGGAACGCGCGCGAAGCCGCGCTGATTGCGACGGAGCCGAACCGCGTGCCGCCTCTCGCCAATCCGCCGTTCGCTGCGACCGCGCACATGGGCAAGCTGACAGGCGACGCAAAGGCGAAGGCCGCCGCCGAGGGCGCGCGTACGGTGCCGCCGCGCGAGCACGGCGGCAATTGCGATATCAAGGATCTGTCGCGCGGCTCGAAGGTCTATTTCCCGGTTTACGTCGAGGGTGCCGGATTGTCGGTGGGCGACCTGCACTTCAGCCAAGGCGACGGCGAAATCACGTTCTGCGGCGCGATCGAGATGGCGGGCTGGGTGCACATGCGCGTCAGTCTGATCAAGGGCGGAATCGAAAAATACGGCATCCGCAATCCGGTTTTCAAACCGAGCCCGATCACGCCGAACTACAACGACTATCTGATCTTCGAGGGCATCTCGGTCGACGAAAGTGGCAAGCAGCACTACCTCGACGTGCACGTCGCGTACCGCCAGGCTTGCCTGAACGCGATCGAATACCTGAAGAAGTTCGGCTATTCCGGGGCTCAGGCGTATTCGCTCCTCGGGTGCGCGCCGGTCCAGGGGCATATCAGCGGGGTCGTCGATATTCCAAACGCCTGCGCGACGCTGTGGCTGCCGACGCAGATCTTCGATTTCGATATCCGGCCGAACACGGAAGGCCCGGTCAGGCACGTGAAAGGCGGCGTCGATCTGCCGATCTCTCCGGACATCGTCAGGTCCTGA
- the urtE gene encoding urea ABC transporter ATP-binding subunit UrtE, translating to MLEVDDLVVSYGQSEVLHGIGFNVASKETVAVMGRNGMGKTTLFKALIGMLPSGRGSVRVGGVDVSKEESYRRVAKGIGYVPQGRQIFSALTVEENIQTGLENAQSLRVPDEIFALFPVLYDMRKRKGGNLSGGQQQQLAIARALVSNPKVLLLDEPTEGIQPSVIKDIAKALNEIRKTRDIAILVSEQVLSFALDVADRLFVIEGGRFVHQTSRDSGDTDRIREYLSV from the coding sequence ATGCTGGAAGTCGACGATCTGGTTGTCAGCTACGGGCAAAGCGAGGTGCTGCACGGCATTGGATTCAATGTCGCGAGCAAGGAAACCGTCGCCGTCATGGGGCGAAACGGCATGGGCAAGACCACGCTGTTCAAGGCGCTCATCGGGATGCTGCCGTCCGGTCGCGGTTCGGTGCGCGTGGGCGGGGTGGACGTGTCGAAGGAAGAAAGCTATCGGCGCGTCGCCAAGGGCATCGGTTACGTGCCGCAGGGGCGGCAGATCTTTTCGGCGCTCACCGTCGAGGAGAACATCCAGACGGGGCTCGAAAACGCCCAAAGCCTGCGCGTGCCCGACGAAATCTTTGCGCTTTTTCCGGTCCTCTACGACATGCGCAAGCGCAAGGGCGGCAATCTCTCGGGCGGCCAGCAGCAGCAGCTGGCGATCGCGCGGGCACTGGTGTCGAACCCGAAAGTGTTGCTGCTCGACGAGCCGACCGAGGGCATCCAGCCGTCGGTCATCAAGGACATCGCGAAGGCGCTGAACGAAATCCGGAAGACGCGCGACATCGCCATCCTCGTGTCGGAGCAGGTGCTGAGCTTTGCGCTTGACGTCGCGGACAGGCTGTTCGTGATCGAAGGCGGGCGTTTCGTACACCAGACCTCGCGCGACTCCGGCGATACGGACCGGATCCGCGAGTACCTGTCGGTCTGA
- the urtD gene encoding urea ABC transporter ATP-binding protein UrtD, with protein MSNTDFLLAIEDLTVSFDGFKAIDSLNLYLERGELRVVIGPNGAGKTTLLDLICGKTKETAGSIKFRNEEITKLAEYRRVRKGIGRKFQTPSIYENLTVAQNLEVSFPRGRSVFGALAYKQDSEVADRVQAVAEETGLARALDLEAGLLSHGQKQWLEIGMLLMQAPELLMLDEPIAGMSVREREITAELLDRICRNRSMIVIEHDMAFVERIAHKVTVMHQGKILAEGPMAQVQADPRVIDVYLGH; from the coding sequence ATGAGCAACACGGACTTTTTGCTGGCGATCGAAGACCTGACTGTGTCGTTCGACGGCTTCAAGGCGATCGATTCGTTGAATCTCTATCTTGAACGTGGCGAGCTGCGCGTCGTGATCGGTCCGAACGGCGCGGGCAAGACGACGCTGCTCGACCTCATCTGCGGCAAGACGAAGGAAACGGCCGGAAGCATCAAGTTCCGCAATGAGGAAATCACGAAGCTGGCCGAGTACCGGCGGGTGCGAAAGGGCATCGGGCGCAAGTTTCAGACGCCTTCGATCTACGAAAACCTGACGGTCGCCCAGAACCTCGAAGTGTCGTTCCCGCGCGGGCGCAGCGTCTTCGGTGCGCTGGCGTACAAGCAGGATTCCGAGGTGGCCGATCGCGTCCAGGCGGTCGCGGAGGAAACCGGTCTGGCGCGGGCGCTCGATCTAGAAGCCGGCCTGCTGTCGCACGGGCAGAAGCAGTGGCTCGAAATCGGCATGTTGCTGATGCAGGCCCCGGAGCTGCTGATGCTCGATGAGCCGATTGCCGGCATGAGCGTGCGCGAGCGTGAAATCACCGCCGAGCTGCTCGACCGGATCTGCCGGAACCGTTCGATGATCGTCATTGAACACGACATGGCGTTTGTCGAGCGCATTGCGCACAAGGTAACGGTGATGCACCAGGGAAAGATTCTGGCCGAGGGGCCGATGGCACAGGTGCAGGCGGATCCTCGGGTGATCGACGTGTATCTCGGGCATTGA
- the urtC gene encoding urea ABC transporter permease subunit UrtC — protein sequence MEPMNPLADRASAPAASPAPAKGWRVLARWVDASGYGGIAILAVVILVIFPLALDAFRLNMMGKYLTYAFVAVGLVIAWGYGGVLSLGQGVFFGLGGYAMAMFLKLEASDPISTKTQTTPGIPDFMDWNQVTALPFWWKPFHSLPFAILAALVVPTALAFVISYAMFKRRVGGVYFAIITQAVALILSVLIIGQQGYTGGVNGITDLRTLLGFDIQSNEAKLILYFVNAVLLLAALLGCRWIQRSKLGTLLLAMRDKEDRVRFSGYDVSMFKVFAFCVAALLAAIGGAMFTLQVGFMSPSFVGIVPSIEMVIYAAIGGRMSLVGAVYGAVLVNLGKSWFSESFPNLWLYLMAAMFIGVVMAFPNGLAGLYEQHVRPRFQRLLGGSGKKEYER from the coding sequence ATGGAACCCATGAATCCATTGGCGGACCGGGCGTCCGCGCCGGCCGCTTCCCCGGCGCCGGCGAAAGGCTGGCGCGTGCTGGCGCGCTGGGTCGACGCATCCGGTTATGGCGGCATCGCGATACTGGCCGTGGTGATCCTCGTGATCTTTCCGCTCGCTCTCGACGCGTTTCGCCTCAACATGATGGGCAAGTACCTGACGTATGCGTTCGTCGCTGTCGGGCTCGTCATCGCGTGGGGATACGGCGGCGTGCTGAGTCTCGGGCAGGGCGTGTTCTTCGGGCTCGGCGGCTATGCGATGGCAATGTTCCTGAAGCTCGAGGCGTCCGATCCGATCTCGACGAAGACGCAAACGACGCCGGGCATTCCCGACTTCATGGACTGGAACCAGGTGACGGCGCTGCCGTTCTGGTGGAAGCCGTTCCACTCGCTGCCGTTCGCGATCCTCGCGGCGCTAGTCGTGCCGACAGCGCTCGCGTTCGTGATCAGCTACGCGATGTTCAAACGGCGCGTGGGCGGCGTGTATTTCGCGATCATCACGCAGGCGGTCGCGCTGATCCTGTCGGTGCTGATCATCGGCCAGCAGGGCTACACCGGCGGCGTCAACGGGATCACTGACCTGCGCACGCTGCTTGGCTTCGACATCCAGTCGAACGAGGCCAAGCTGATCCTCTATTTCGTCAACGCGGTGCTGCTGCTCGCCGCGCTGCTCGGCTGCCGCTGGATCCAGCGCAGCAAGCTCGGCACGCTGCTGCTCGCGATGCGCGACAAGGAAGACCGCGTGCGCTTCTCGGGCTACGACGTCTCGATGTTCAAGGTCTTCGCGTTTTGCGTTGCGGCGCTGCTCGCCGCGATCGGCGGCGCGATGTTCACGCTGCAGGTGGGCTTCATGTCGCCGTCGTTCGTGGGCATCGTCCCGTCGATCGAGATGGTGATCTACGCCGCGATCGGCGGGCGCATGTCGCTCGTCGGCGCGGTGTATGGCGCCGTGCTCGTGAATCTCGGCAAGTCGTGGTTCTCGGAAAGCTTTCCGAATCTGTGGCTGTACCTGATGGCGGCCATGTTCATCGGCGTTGTGATGGCGTTCCCGAACGGGCTTGCCGGACTGTACGAGCAGCACGTGCGGCCGCGTTTTCAGCGTCTGCTGGGCGGCAGCGGGAAGAAGGAGTACGAGCGATGA
- the urtB gene encoding urea ABC transporter permease subunit UrtB: MSATDIFNITLMQGFAGLSLFSVLLLMGLGLAVIFGQMGVINMAHGEFMTIGAYTVYMFSWVAQNVWHAFTPVYFIFAIVAAFFLAFAAGWLAEWALIRHLYRRPLDTLLATWGLSLGMQQVFRSTFGPKEVSPALPDWLMGSWEPAQGLDIPVSGLFVMGLALMMTGGLLLALYRSRWGLRVRATVANRPMANAAGINTKLTDRMTFAIGCGVAGVAGAAFTAIGSTGPTSGSLYIVDSFLVVTFGGAASLLGTVASAFGIAQMQSISEFFLSGSTARVLTLLTVVGILMLRPQGLFASKVRRA, encoded by the coding sequence ATGTCCGCTACAGACATTTTCAACATTACGCTGATGCAGGGGTTCGCCGGCCTGAGCCTGTTCAGCGTCCTGCTGCTGATGGGGCTCGGGCTGGCCGTGATCTTCGGCCAGATGGGGGTGATCAACATGGCCCACGGCGAATTCATGACGATCGGCGCATACACGGTCTACATGTTTTCGTGGGTGGCGCAGAACGTGTGGCACGCGTTCACGCCGGTCTACTTCATCTTTGCGATCGTGGCCGCGTTCTTTCTCGCATTCGCGGCCGGCTGGCTCGCTGAATGGGCGCTGATCCGGCATCTGTACCGGCGTCCGCTCGATACGCTGCTCGCCACCTGGGGCTTGAGCCTTGGCATGCAGCAGGTGTTTCGCTCGACGTTCGGGCCGAAGGAAGTGAGCCCCGCACTTCCCGACTGGCTAATGGGCTCGTGGGAGCCGGCCCAGGGGCTCGACATTCCGGTGAGCGGCCTGTTCGTGATGGGCCTCGCGCTGATGATGACGGGCGGATTGCTGCTTGCGCTTTACCGCTCGCGCTGGGGACTGCGCGTGCGGGCGACGGTCGCGAACCGGCCGATGGCCAACGCCGCGGGCATCAATACGAAGCTCACAGACCGGATGACGTTCGCAATCGGCTGCGGCGTCGCGGGCGTCGCGGGCGCGGCCTTTACCGCGATCGGCTCCACCGGGCCGACCAGCGGTTCGCTCTATATCGTCGATTCGTTTCTCGTCGTCACGTTCGGCGGCGCGGCGAGCCTGCTGGGTACGGTCGCCTCGGCCTTCGGTATCGCGCAGATGCAGTCGATCAGCGAGTTCTTCCTTTCGGGGTCCACGGCCCGCGTGCTCACGCTGCTCACGGTCGTCGGCATTTTGATGCTGCGACCTCAAGGCCTGTTCGCTTCAAAGGTGCGGCGCGCATGA
- the urtA gene encoding urea ABC transporter substrate-binding protein, with the protein MAVDDRFEDDAPEAPSQLRRRLLGGLAAAPLMALGVPRMSFAQVPPTAKVNTTGLAVTDTTVTVGQLHSATGTMAISETGSIQAERLAIDQINAMGGVLGRKIQIIQEDGASDWPTFAEKSKKLLESDHVAAVFGCWTSASRKAVLPVFEKDNGLLYYPTFYEGLEQSKNVFYTGQEATQQILWALDWASQTKKAKTFFLVGSDYIWPRTSNKIARRHIEQHLHTKVVGEEYYPLGTTDFYSLMNKIKLARPDCILATVVGGSNVAFYKQLKSAGITPQKQLLLTLSVTEDEVLGIGGDNFAGFYSSMKYFESLSNDNNSKFVAAFKAKYGQHAVIGDVTQAAYLGPWIWKAACERAGSFDVDKVVAVSAGIDLKNAPQGYAKVDANHHLWSRSLIGEGQSDGQFKVVAQSAEPIQPNPFPKGYM; encoded by the coding sequence ATGGCCGTAGACGATCGATTCGAAGACGATGCACCCGAAGCCCCCTCGCAGCTGCGCCGGCGCCTGCTGGGCGGGCTGGCCGCCGCGCCGCTGATGGCGCTAGGCGTGCCGCGCATGTCGTTCGCGCAGGTTCCGCCGACAGCGAAGGTCAACACGACCGGCCTCGCGGTGACGGACACGACCGTGACGGTCGGTCAGCTGCACTCGGCGACGGGCACGATGGCAATCTCGGAGACGGGGTCGATCCAGGCGGAGCGGCTCGCCATCGACCAGATCAACGCAATGGGCGGCGTGCTGGGCCGCAAGATCCAGATCATTCAGGAAGACGGCGCGTCCGACTGGCCGACGTTCGCCGAAAAATCGAAAAAACTCCTCGAGAGCGATCACGTCGCGGCGGTGTTTGGCTGCTGGACGTCGGCCTCGCGCAAGGCGGTGCTGCCGGTCTTCGAAAAGGATAACGGGCTGCTCTATTACCCGACGTTCTACGAAGGTCTCGAGCAGTCGAAGAACGTGTTCTATACCGGCCAGGAGGCGACTCAGCAGATTCTCTGGGCGCTCGACTGGGCGTCGCAGACGAAGAAGGCGAAGACGTTCTTCCTCGTGGGCTCGGACTATATCTGGCCGCGCACCTCGAACAAGATCGCACGCCGCCATATCGAGCAGCATCTGCACACGAAGGTGGTCGGCGAGGAGTACTACCCCCTCGGCACGACCGATTTCTACTCGCTGATGAACAAGATCAAGCTCGCGCGGCCGGACTGCATTCTGGCGACCGTCGTCGGCGGCTCGAACGTCGCGTTCTACAAGCAGCTCAAGTCAGCGGGCATCACGCCGCAGAAGCAGCTCCTGCTGACACTGTCGGTCACCGAGGATGAGGTGCTCGGCATCGGTGGCGACAATTTTGCCGGCTTCTATTCGTCGATGAAGTATTTCGAGTCGCTTAGCAACGACAACAACAGCAAGTTCGTCGCCGCATTCAAGGCGAAGTACGGCCAGCACGCCGTGATCGGCGATGTGACGCAGGCGGCCTACCTCGGCCCGTGGATCTGGAAGGCCGCGTGCGAGCGGGCCGGCAGCTTCGACGTGGACAAGGTGGTGGCCGTCTCAGCGGGCATCGACCTCAAGAATGCGCCGCAGGGCTACGCGAAGGTGGACGCGAATCACCATTTGTGGAGCCGCTCGCTGATCGGCGAGGGACAGTCCGACGGCCAGTTCAAGGTTGTCGCGCAATCCGCCGAGCCGATCCAGCCGAATCCGTTCCCGAAGGGCTACATGTAA
- a CDS encoding ATP-binding protein, producing the protein MAQMHQPASPQPTTQRIVKIRRDYNAWVGDETLEDYALRFTPRSFRRWSEFRVANTAIGAVSFLVLEAIGGALVVNYGFTNAVWAIAAVSILIYLTSLPISYYAARYGVDMDLLTRGAGFGYIGSTLTSLLYASFTFIFFALEAAIMSLALQLYLHISIDAANVISAVVVIPVVMFGITLINRLQSWTQPLWLVLFVLPYAAVLWRNPGLPAEWTTFSGFALHGHEFNLLAFGQACTVVFALIVQVGEQVDYLRFLPPLGAHNRKRWWIALLTAGPGWIVPGALKMLGGAFLTFVAIQYEVDVPHAAQPTQMYLVAYHQLLDPLGLAAWALPAMTLFVIISQLKINVTNAYAGSLAWSNFFARLTHSHPGRVVWLVFNVLIALLLVEMGVFESIGKVLSLYANIAIAWIGAVFADLVVNKPLGYSPRHIEFKRAHLYDINPVGVGAMLIATIVAALAHSGMLGELAQAMSSFIAFGVAFACAPAIAIATRGRYYLAREGEPPENGATRRCVICENEFEYDDTAHCPAYGGTICSLCCSLDSRCNDRCKPHARFGSQLSAAVHRLFPRIAPGPTALRLVHYVSLVVAMLVLFAIVLYLVWSQSVSSLAPPDSHAWRVLTHSYVKIFFALSLIGCIAAWWLVLERENRRVTQEESQRQAELLMHEIDAHQKTDAALKRATAAAESANRAKSRYVTGLSHELRTPLNSILGYAQWLLQSKDEMPPGRHHAIQTIHRSGEHLLALVDGLLDVARIEAGKLQLNVTKVLLLDFIAHVTSMLRPQATEKALNFDVQTVGRLPRIVKTDEKCMRQILTNLIGNAIRFTPAGTVTLRASHAWDTLTFEVIDTGPGIPAAEIERLFMPFERGHAASEYDHGAGLGLTICRLLTQALGGSLEVDSDVAQGTRFIVKLFAPEVHAVEPTRTELADIRGYHGARRTILVVDDLPEQRAIVVQLLTPLGFLIAEAGSGPEGLRWLGTHTADAIIMDISMPEMDGYETSQLIRERQLSAAPIVLLSANAFADDRERAAMIGCDDYLVKPLQVPLLLDKLASLMKLEWIVSNVPAEAPIPASSAPPENRPRLPQALRTKLKTLLDMGYVQGVIEQLDATATELPELRGQLTSLRSLAQRFQMTELAHQLELFSSDSHA; encoded by the coding sequence ATGGCACAGATGCACCAACCCGCATCGCCGCAACCCACGACGCAGCGCATCGTCAAGATCAGGCGCGACTACAACGCGTGGGTCGGAGACGAAACACTCGAGGACTACGCGCTGCGTTTCACTCCGCGCTCTTTTCGGCGCTGGTCCGAGTTTCGCGTCGCGAATACTGCGATCGGCGCGGTATCGTTCCTGGTGCTCGAAGCGATCGGCGGCGCGCTGGTGGTCAATTACGGCTTTACCAACGCGGTCTGGGCCATCGCGGCTGTCTCGATCCTGATTTACTTGACCAGCCTGCCGATCAGCTATTACGCGGCCCGCTACGGCGTTGACATGGACCTGCTGACGCGAGGCGCGGGCTTCGGCTATATCGGCTCGACGCTGACCTCGCTTCTCTATGCGAGCTTCACGTTCATCTTCTTCGCGCTCGAAGCGGCGATCATGTCGCTCGCCCTGCAGCTCTACCTCCATATATCGATCGACGCTGCCAATGTGATCAGCGCGGTCGTCGTCATTCCGGTAGTGATGTTCGGCATCACGCTGATCAATCGGCTGCAGAGCTGGACCCAGCCGCTGTGGCTCGTGCTGTTCGTGCTGCCCTACGCCGCCGTGCTGTGGCGAAACCCTGGGCTGCCGGCCGAATGGACAACCTTTTCGGGGTTCGCGCTGCATGGGCACGAGTTCAACCTCCTCGCGTTCGGCCAGGCCTGTACCGTCGTGTTCGCGCTGATCGTTCAGGTGGGCGAGCAGGTGGACTATCTGCGTTTTCTTCCGCCGCTCGGCGCGCATAACCGAAAGCGCTGGTGGATCGCGCTTCTCACCGCCGGCCCCGGATGGATCGTTCCCGGCGCGCTCAAGATGCTCGGCGGCGCGTTCCTCACGTTCGTTGCGATCCAGTACGAAGTCGATGTTCCGCACGCGGCACAGCCGACGCAGATGTATCTCGTGGCCTACCACCAGCTGCTCGATCCGCTCGGGCTCGCGGCGTGGGCGCTGCCGGCGATGACGCTATTCGTCATCATCTCGCAGCTCAAGATCAACGTGACGAATGCCTACGCCGGCTCGCTCGCATGGTCGAACTTCTTCGCCCGGCTCACGCATAGCCATCCGGGGCGCGTCGTGTGGCTCGTCTTCAACGTGCTGATCGCGCTCCTGCTCGTCGAAATGGGCGTGTTCGAAAGCATCGGCAAGGTGCTGTCGCTGTATGCGAACATCGCGATCGCGTGGATCGGTGCCGTCTTCGCCGATCTCGTCGTCAACAAGCCGCTCGGTTACAGCCCGCGCCACATCGAGTTCAAGCGGGCTCATCTGTACGACATCAATCCGGTCGGCGTCGGCGCGATGCTGATCGCCACGATCGTCGCGGCGCTCGCCCATAGCGGGATGCTCGGTGAGCTCGCGCAGGCAATGTCGTCGTTCATTGCGTTCGGCGTCGCGTTCGCCTGCGCACCTGCCATCGCGATCGCCACGCGCGGGCGCTACTATCTGGCGCGCGAAGGTGAGCCTCCGGAGAACGGCGCGACGCGGCGCTGCGTGATCTGCGAGAACGAATTCGAGTACGACGATACGGCGCACTGCCCCGCATACGGCGGCACGATCTGCTCGCTGTGCTGTTCGCTCGACTCGCGCTGCAACGACCGATGCAAGCCCCACGCGCGGTTCGGATCCCAGCTCAGCGCAGCGGTCCACCGGCTTTTCCCGCGCATCGCGCCTGGGCCGACTGCGTTACGCCTCGTCCACTATGTCAGTCTCGTGGTTGCCATGTTGGTGCTGTTCGCCATCGTGCTGTACCTCGTCTGGTCGCAAAGCGTGAGCTCGCTTGCCCCGCCGGATTCGCACGCGTGGCGGGTGCTCACGCATAGCTATGTGAAGATCTTTTTCGCGCTCTCGCTGATCGGCTGCATCGCCGCCTGGTGGCTCGTGCTCGAGCGGGAAAACCGGCGCGTCACGCAGGAAGAGTCGCAGCGGCAAGCAGAACTGCTGATGCATGAAATCGACGCGCACCAGAAGACCGATGCGGCACTCAAACGCGCGACCGCGGCGGCGGAGTCGGCCAACCGGGCCAAGAGCCGTTACGTGACCGGGCTGAGCCACGAACTGCGCACGCCGCTCAACAGCATCCTCGGCTACGCGCAATGGCTGCTGCAGTCGAAAGACGAAATGCCGCCAGGCCGGCATCACGCGATCCAGACGATCCATCGAAGCGGCGAACATCTGCTGGCGCTCGTCGACGGGCTGCTCGACGTCGCCCGTATCGAAGCCGGCAAGCTGCAGCTGAACGTCACGAAAGTGTTGCTGCTGGATTTCATCGCGCACGTCACGTCGATGCTGCGCCCGCAGGCCACTGAAAAGGCGCTGAACTTCGACGTGCAAACCGTCGGCCGCCTGCCGCGGATCGTGAAAACCGACGAGAAATGCATGCGCCAGATTCTCACCAACCTAATCGGCAACGCGATCCGCTTCACGCCCGCCGGTACGGTCACGCTGCGGGCCAGCCATGCGTGGGATACGTTGACGTTCGAGGTGATCGACACCGGCCCCGGCATTCCGGCCGCGGAAATCGAGCGGCTTTTCATGCCCTTCGAACGCGGTCATGCCGCGTCCGAGTACGATCATGGCGCGGGCCTCGGGCTGACAATCTGCCGCCTGCTGACGCAGGCGCTCGGCGGCAGCCTCGAAGTCGACAGCGATGTCGCCCAGGGGACGCGCTTCATCGTCAAGCTGTTCGCGCCTGAGGTGCATGCGGTGGAGCCCACGCGCACGGAACTGGCGGACATCCGCGGCTACCACGGAGCGCGACGCACCATTCTGGTCGTGGACGATTTGCCCGAACAACGGGCGATCGTCGTTCAGCTCCTCACGCCGCTGGGCTTCCTGATCGCGGAAGCGGGCAGCGGGCCGGAAGGGTTGCGCTGGCTCGGCACTCACACGGCCGACGCGATCATCATGGATATCTCGATGCCCGAGATGGACGGCTACGAAACGAGCCAACTGATTCGCGAGCGTCAACTTAGCGCGGCGCCGATCGTGTTGCTCTCCGCCAATGCCTTTGCAGACGACCGCGAGCGCGCAGCGATGATCGGCTGCGACGACTATCTGGTCAAGCCGCTGCAGGTTCCGTTACTGCTCGACAAACTGGCAAGCCTGATGAAGCTTGAGTGGATCGTATCGAACGTGCCAGCCGAAGCGCCGATTCCGGCATCATCCGCGCCGCCAGAGAACAGGCCCCGACTGCCGCAAGCATTGCGTACGAAACTCAAGACGCTGCTCGACATGGGGTACGTGCAGGGCGTAATCGAACAGCTCGACGCCACGGCAACGGAGTTGCCTGAACTGCGTGGCCAACTGACGTCGCTGCGCTCGCTCGCACAGCGCTTCCAAATGACTGAGCTCGCGCATCAGCTCGAGCTTTTCTCCAGCGACTCCCATGCTTGA